The DNA segment GCCGTGTTCGTGGCTCTGGCCATTCCCTACTCCATGTTCATCGGCTTCGCCCTGCTTTCCGGATTCGGGATCACCCTGAACATGGTGGTGCTTTTTTCCCTGATTTTGGCTCTGGGCATGCTCGTGGACAACGGCATCGTCGTGGTGGAGAACATCTACCGTCACATGCAGCAGGGCCGGCCCCGGGAGGTCGCGGCCCGGATCGGCACGGACCAGGTGGCCTGGCCGGTGATTACGGCCACCCTGACCACCCTGTCCGCGTTCATCCCGCTGCTGTTCTGGCCCGGGATCGTGGGCGAGTTCATGATGTTCCTGCCCAAGACCCTGATCATGGTCCTCTCGGCTTCCCTGTTCGTGGCCCTGGTGGTCAATCCGGTGCTTTCGGCCCGGTACCAGGTCGTCAAAACGCCCAAGCCGCGACAAAGCGAGGATGCGAAAAAAACCGACCAGGAAGAGGTCCGCGAGCCCTGGATCAAGCGGCTCTATCTTGGTCTTTTGACTTGGTCGCTGCGCCATCGGCTGGTGGTTCTGGGAACCGCCGTGTTGATGCTGGTCGCGGCAATGGTCGGTTTCGGAACCTGGGGCAAGGGGGTGGAGTTCTTTCCGGAGACCGACCCAAATCGGGCCTACGTGCATATCCGCGCTCCTGAAGGCACCAGCCTGGACGCCTCGGACCGGCTGGTGGCTCAGGTGGAAGACATCGTCATGGAATACCCGGACATCAAGTTCGTGATCGGGAACATCGGCTCCGCCGGAGGCGATCCGTTCGCCGCGGGCGGGCCGGGAACGCATTTGAGCCGGGTGGCCCTGGACTTCGTGGACTTTCACGACCGCTCTCAGTCCTCCACCAAGACCCTGGACGAAATTCGCGAACGTCTTTTGACGACCATTGCCGGAGCCGAGATCCAGGTGGAAAAGGAAGAGGGCGGTCCGCCCACGGGGCCTCCGGTGAACATGGAGATTTCCGGACGGGACATCCGGATTCTTGGCGAACTGGCGGCCCAGGTTCGACGAGCCATTCGGGACGTGCCCGGGCTGGTGGACCTGAAGGACAACTTCGTCCAGGGCAAGCCGGAGATCCGGATCAATATCGACAAGGAAAAAGCGGCCCTGTTGGGCCTGGACGCCTACACCATCGCCTACACGATCAAGGCCGCCATCGGCGGAGTGCGGGTGGGGGTCTTACGCGACGACCGGGATGAGTACGACATCACGGCTCGGTTGCCCGAAGAAGCCAGGGATTCCCTGGAATCCTTGAAGCGATTGACGGTTTCCGGGCCTTTGGGAGAGCCTATTCCCTTGACCAGCGTGGCCGAGGTGGAACTGGGCAGCGGTGTGGGGGACATCATGCGCCTGAACCAGCGCCGGGTGGTCACGGTTTCAGCTTCGGTTTCCGGGAGGCTGGCCAACGACGTCCTGGGGGACATCCAGCGGCTTCTGGCCGGTTTTGAATGGCCCCGGGGGTATTCCTACCAGTTCACCGGCGAGCAGGAGGAGCAGGCCAAGGCCCAGGACTTCCTGAGCAAGGCATTTATCGCGGTGATCTTCCTGATTTTCCTGATCCTGATCACCCAGTTCAATTCCATCATCCCCGGGTTGATCATTCTGGCTTCGGTGCTCTTCTCCCTGATCGGCGTGTTTTTCGGGTTGCTGGTCACGGGTACGGCCTTCGGGATCATCATGACAGGGATCGGCGTGATCAGCCTGGCCGGGGTGGTGGTGAACAACGCCATCGTGCTCATCGACTACTACATGCAGCTTTTGGGGCGGGGCATGGAACGCACCGAAGCCCTGGTCCGGGCCGGGATGGTCCGGTTCCGGCCGGTGATGCTCACGGCCGTCACCACCATCCTCGGCCTGATGCCCATGGCCACCGGAGTCAGCTTCGACTTCAAGACCCTGAGCTGGAGCATCGGCGGCGAATCGGCCCAATGGTGGGGCCCTATGGCCGTGGCCGTGGTCTTCGGCCTAGCCGCGGCCACTTTGTTGACGTTGATCGTGGTGCCCGTGCTTTGTTCCCTTTCTAAAAGCCTGCCGGGAACGGCCCGGGGGCTGTATGGGGGGAGGGATGAGGGATGAAGGTTGAAGGGAGACAATAGCTCCCGCTTTTTTCCTTGCACCGTGAAAAACGAGAGGGTATGGCTGGCCAAATCCGTGCTTTGAATTGACGACAGACGAAACAGAGGTCGCCACCATGCCCGCCTATCATATTCCCTTGCCCGGTTCTCTCCGTCTGCGCCTGCTGGGCATCTCCATCCTGCTTGCTCTTCCTCTTCTGCTTTCGTCAGTTGCGACGGCCACGCAACCCATTCGTTTCGCCCCTTTGCCCATGGAAAGCCGGGAGGTGATCGTCAGGGCATTCAACCCTTTGGTGGCCTACCTGGAGAAACAGCTTCAGGACCCCGTAGAGATGGTCTATTTTGACGATCGCCAGGAAATCCTGACGGCCTTTGAGCAGGACGAACTGGACTTGGTCTTTCTGGGTCCGTTGCCCTATGTCGCCCTGCGCCAGCGGATGCCCGAGGTGGAGCCGCTGGTTTTTTTTATGGAACCCGCTGGTGATGCCCGGTATCGTTGTGCCCTGATTACCTTTTTTGGCGACGACATCGTCCTGTCGGAACTCCGCGGCCAGCCCTTCGGCCTGACTTCGCGTCTGTCCACGTGTGGCTATCTGGGTGCTGAGGCCATGGTCCGCGATCATGCCGATCTGTCTTTGAAGGACATCGCGTACCGTTACCTGGGCACCCATGAAGCCGTGATTTTCGCCGTGGTCCGCGGCGAGGTCGTCGCCGGAAGCGTCAAGGACGAGTTCGCCCATAAATACGCACCGCTGGGCATCACGATTCGCGCCTATTCGGACTGGGTGCCTGCCACCGGCCTGTTCGCCAATGCCCGCACCCTGGATGCCGACCATATCCAGCGCATCCGTTCCATTCTCCTGGCCACGCCCCCGGAAGAGTTCGACCAATGGGGTGTAACCATCCGTCATGGCATGGCCCCGGCCAGCGACGACGCCTATGCCGGATTCCGCGAATTCGGCGATCCGGCGGAGATACCTTGAAGGTTCC comes from the Desulfonatronum sp. SC1 genome and includes:
- a CDS encoding efflux RND transporter permease subunit; this translates as MIVNTWALRRQATVLTLLVFLVIIGVYSYLTLPREAFPDITIPYVFVTTTYEGVAPEDMETLITMPIERKLKGLAGVEEIRASSAEGLSTVAVKFIPSVDIDDALQKVRVKVDQAKADLPSDLEDDPVVEEVNFSDIPVIRVVLSGPYSLARLKTWAEDLKDEIETIPGVLNVLESGGLEREIRVEFDLDRIRAYNVPFSSMIQAVTQSNVNMPGGSMDIGETRYLVRVPEDFKHPSEIFSIVAFVRDGRPVYLRDVARIEDTHKDPLTRSRINGRPSVTLSVQKRSGENIVRICDEVRAMVDRLRPDLPPDLVLDITSDMSEDVRFMVSELENNILSGLILVLGVIVLFIGGRSAVFVALAIPYSMFIGFALLSGFGITLNMVVLFSLILALGMLVDNGIVVVENIYRHMQQGRPREVAARIGTDQVAWPVITATLTTLSAFIPLLFWPGIVGEFMMFLPKTLIMVLSASLFVALVVNPVLSARYQVVKTPKPRQSEDAKKTDQEEVREPWIKRLYLGLLTWSLRHRLVVLGTAVLMLVAAMVGFGTWGKGVEFFPETDPNRAYVHIRAPEGTSLDASDRLVAQVEDIVMEYPDIKFVIGNIGSAGGDPFAAGGPGTHLSRVALDFVDFHDRSQSSTKTLDEIRERLLTTIAGAEIQVEKEEGGPPTGPPVNMEISGRDIRILGELAAQVRRAIRDVPGLVDLKDNFVQGKPEIRINIDKEKAALLGLDAYTIAYTIKAAIGGVRVGVLRDDRDEYDITARLPEEARDSLESLKRLTVSGPLGEPIPLTSVAEVELGSGVGDIMRLNQRRVVTVSASVSGRLANDVLGDIQRLLAGFEWPRGYSYQFTGEQEEQAKAQDFLSKAFIAVIFLIFLILITQFNSIIPGLIILASVLFSLIGVFFGLLVTGTAFGIIMTGIGVISLAGVVVNNAIVLIDYYMQLLGRGMERTEALVRAGMVRFRPVMLTAVTTILGLMPMATGVSFDFKTLSWSIGGESAQWWGPMAVAVVFGLAAATLLTLIVVPVLCSLSKSLPGTARGLYGGRDEG
- a CDS encoding PhnD/SsuA/transferrin family substrate-binding protein; translation: MPAYHIPLPGSLRLRLLGISILLALPLLLSSVATATQPIRFAPLPMESREVIVRAFNPLVAYLEKQLQDPVEMVYFDDRQEILTAFEQDELDLVFLGPLPYVALRQRMPEVEPLVFFMEPAGDARYRCALITFFGDDIVLSELRGQPFGLTSRLSTCGYLGAEAMVRDHADLSLKDIAYRYLGTHEAVIFAVVRGEVVAGSVKDEFAHKYAPLGITIRAYSDWVPATGLFANARTLDADHIQRIRSILLATPPEEFDQWGVTIRHGMAPASDDAYAGFREFGDPAEIP